The following are encoded in a window of Mannheimia varigena genomic DNA:
- the guaB gene encoding IMP dehydrogenase: MLRIKQEALTFDDVLLVPAHSTVLPNTADLSTQLTKTIRLNIPMLSAAMDTVTETKLAISLAQEGGIGFIHKNMSIERQADRVRKVKKFESGIVSEPVTVSPDITLAQLADIVKQNGFAGYPVVDERQNLVGIITGRDTRFVSDLSKTVREFMTPKERLVTVKENASREEIFHLMHEHRVEKVLVVSDDFKLKGMITLKDYQKAESKPNACKDEFGRLRVGAAVGAGPGNEERIDALVKAGVDVLLIDSSHGHSEGVLQRVRETRAKYPNLPIVAGNIATAEGAIALADAGASAVKVGIGPGSICTTRIVTGVGVPQITAIAEAAEALKDRGIPVIADGGIRYSGDISKAIAAGANCVMVGSMFAGTEEAPGEIELYQGRAFKSYRGMGSLGAMSKGSSDRYFQSDNAADKLVPEGIEGRIPYKGLLKEIIHQQMGGLRSCMGLTGCATIEELRTKAQFVRISGAGIKESHVHDVTITKEAPNYRMG, from the coding sequence ATGTTACGTATCAAACAAGAAGCTCTCACTTTTGATGATGTTCTTCTAGTCCCTGCACATTCAACAGTGCTTCCAAACACAGCCGATCTTTCAACTCAATTAACTAAAACTATTCGTTTGAACATCCCAATGTTATCTGCGGCGATGGATACGGTAACTGAAACCAAATTAGCGATCTCACTTGCTCAAGAGGGTGGTATCGGTTTTATCCATAAAAATATGTCAATTGAACGCCAAGCTGATCGTGTGCGTAAAGTGAAAAAATTTGAAAGCGGTATTGTGTCTGAACCAGTAACGGTTTCACCCGATATTACTTTGGCACAATTAGCGGATATCGTGAAACAAAACGGTTTTGCGGGCTATCCGGTGGTGGATGAACGCCAAAATTTAGTGGGCATTATTACTGGTCGTGATACTCGTTTCGTTAGCGATTTAAGCAAAACTGTACGTGAATTTATGACGCCAAAAGAGCGTTTAGTCACGGTTAAAGAAAATGCCTCCCGTGAGGAAATTTTCCACTTAATGCACGAACACCGTGTAGAAAAAGTATTAGTTGTGAGCGATGATTTCAAACTAAAAGGAATGATCACGCTCAAAGACTACCAAAAAGCCGAAAGCAAACCGAATGCGTGTAAAGATGAGTTTGGTCGTTTACGCGTTGGGGCGGCAGTGGGTGCTGGTCCGGGCAATGAAGAGCGTATCGATGCGTTGGTGAAAGCTGGTGTAGATGTGTTATTGATTGATAGTTCTCATGGCCATTCTGAAGGTGTATTGCAACGTGTGCGTGAAACCCGTGCGAAATACCCGAATTTACCGATTGTGGCAGGTAACATTGCCACCGCCGAAGGGGCGATTGCTTTGGCAGATGCTGGAGCAAGTGCGGTGAAAGTGGGGATCGGGCCGGGTTCGATTTGTACCACTCGTATCGTAACAGGCGTGGGCGTGCCGCAAATCACTGCGATTGCTGAAGCAGCAGAAGCCTTAAAAGATCGTGGCATTCCAGTAATTGCCGACGGCGGTATCCGCTACTCAGGCGATATTTCTAAAGCGATTGCAGCAGGGGCAAACTGCGTAATGGTCGGCTCAATGTTTGCCGGTACGGAAGAAGCACCGGGCGAAATCGAACTTTACCAAGGCAGAGCATTTAAATCTTACCGAGGAATGGGATCACTAGGGGCAATGAGCAAAGGCTCGTCAGACCGTTATTTCCAATCAGATAATGCGGCTGATAAATTAGTGCCGGAAGGTATTGAAGGGCGTATTCCATACAAAGGCTTGTTAAAAGAAATTATCCACCAACAAATGGGTGGCTTACGTTCTTGTATGGGCTTAACCGGTTGTGCGACGATTGAAGAATTACGCACCAAAGCCCAATTCGTACGTATTAGTGGTGCCGGAATTAAAGAATCACACGTTCATGATGTGACTATTACCAAAGAAGCACCAAACTACCGTATGGGCTAA
- a CDS encoding efflux RND transporter permease subunit — protein sequence MKFTDIFIKRPVLAVCISLLITILGLQAIEKLQVREYPEMTVSIVTVSVNYSGADAGLMQALVTSQLEEAVAQADNIDYMTSSSSPSTTTVTAKMKLNTDPNAALSDISAKVNAVRSNLPRGIDDPSISVSTGSNDALMYIRFVSDELNTAQVTDYLNRVVKPQFFTVNGVSSVDVYGSTFGLRIWLDPDKMASNKLSGSAVLSALSANNLQTAAGNANGYYTVYKNKVLSTTPSVQELEQVTVSTTPDGRTIKLKDIATVELDKSNDMARATVSGKEAVVLAVSVAATANSLTVAKDIYPMFEQVVRNLPDSIQGDIVYDKTIAIDSSINEVIRTILEATVIVLVVIILFLGSLRAMIVPVITIPISLIGALFLLQMFGFSINLLTLLALVLAIGLVVDDAIVVLENVERHVKEGKTPFDAAIIGTREIALPVISMTITLAAVYSPMALMTGVTGTLFKEFALTLAGAVFISGIAALTLSPMMSSRVLKEHKEGEESRFARFVHRSLDKMTSCYTNMLSAVMAVRGFMLFFAVLIFASLPFLFTSLSSEVAPTEDRGFVVGISKGPSNTNLDYTEAALAPFTEEVSNVSEVSSVMTISGFNGSNSALSIIALKDWNDRTRERAEISNEIAALGKKVVAMDVNAISFPEISTGENGLPFSLVITTADSYEKLAVVASEFLKKAQASGQFFFANLDLKFDTATMNMKFDREKMGAYGVTMQQVSGTLGAFLSGAIITRVDIDSRAYPIVSQAVRNDRLNPEDLMKYYVTTASGESIPLGSFVTMELTTSPSSLPRMSQLNSATIGGVVSGSIGDAVNWAKAELDRTLPTGYQYDFRGESRQFIQEGNAMAMTFALAVVIIYIVLAIQFESWRDPLVILVSVPLAVSGALLVMNIPSAMKGLFMGIAAGTGSKDMMTFANSIWTAGYTLNIYSQVGLITLVGLITKHGILMCEVAKEEQLNHGKSRYDAIVYAATIRLRPIMMTTAAMIAGLIPLLFAVGAGAIARFSMGMVIVSGLAIGTLFTLFVLPVIYTFLGQEHKPLREFDEEKYFPTVTKEA from the coding sequence GTGAAATTTACTGACATCTTTATTAAACGCCCTGTTTTGGCCGTTTGTATTAGCTTACTTATTACGATTTTAGGCTTACAAGCGATTGAAAAATTGCAGGTGCGTGAATATCCGGAGATGACTGTTTCTATTGTAACGGTGAGTGTAAACTATTCAGGTGCGGATGCCGGTTTAATGCAAGCCCTTGTTACCTCACAGTTAGAAGAAGCGGTTGCTCAAGCGGATAATATCGACTATATGACTTCATCAAGCTCGCCAAGTACGACAACAGTTACGGCGAAAATGAAGTTAAATACCGATCCGAATGCAGCACTTTCTGATATTTCTGCAAAAGTGAATGCGGTACGTTCTAATTTGCCGAGAGGCATTGATGACCCTTCTATCAGTGTTTCGACCGGTTCGAATGATGCGTTAATGTATATTCGATTTGTGTCTGATGAATTAAATACGGCACAAGTAACCGATTATCTAAATCGTGTGGTTAAACCGCAGTTCTTTACCGTAAATGGGGTATCAAGTGTTGATGTATATGGCTCAACATTCGGTTTACGTATTTGGTTAGACCCAGACAAAATGGCGAGCAATAAGCTATCAGGCTCAGCGGTTTTATCGGCATTAAGTGCTAATAATTTACAAACTGCAGCCGGTAATGCTAACGGCTATTATACGGTGTATAAAAACAAAGTTTTATCCACTACGCCTTCTGTTCAGGAGCTAGAACAAGTCACCGTTTCAACGACACCGGATGGTAGAACGATTAAACTGAAAGATATTGCTACCGTAGAACTAGATAAATCGAACGATATGGCTCGAGCAACGGTAAGTGGTAAAGAAGCGGTGGTTTTAGCGGTTTCAGTTGCAGCTACGGCAAACTCACTTACTGTTGCAAAAGATATTTACCCAATGTTTGAACAGGTAGTGAGAAACTTACCGGATAGTATCCAAGGGGATATCGTTTACGATAAAACGATTGCGATTGATAGCTCAATCAATGAGGTTATTCGTACTATTTTAGAAGCAACCGTTATTGTATTGGTGGTGATTATTCTATTCTTAGGCTCACTTCGTGCAATGATTGTGCCGGTTATTACTATTCCGATTTCACTTATCGGGGCATTATTCTTGCTTCAAATGTTCGGTTTCTCAATTAATCTTCTAACTTTACTTGCGTTAGTATTAGCGATTGGCTTAGTGGTTGATGATGCGATCGTTGTACTTGAAAACGTAGAACGCCACGTTAAAGAGGGCAAAACGCCATTTGATGCAGCCATTATTGGTACACGAGAAATTGCCTTACCAGTAATTTCAATGACGATTACGCTTGCTGCAGTATATTCCCCAATGGCATTAATGACAGGGGTAACTGGCACCCTTTTCAAAGAGTTTGCTTTAACTCTTGCCGGTGCGGTATTTATTTCAGGGATTGCGGCTCTTACACTTTCGCCGATGATGTCTAGCCGAGTGTTGAAAGAGCATAAAGAAGGTGAAGAGTCTCGCTTTGCTCGCTTTGTTCATCGTTCATTAGACAAGATGACCAGCTGTTACACCAATATGCTAAGTGCGGTAATGGCAGTTCGTGGCTTTATGCTGTTCTTTGCGGTATTGATCTTTGCAAGCCTACCGTTCTTATTTACCTCACTTTCAAGTGAAGTTGCCCCAACAGAAGATCGTGGCTTTGTAGTGGGGATCTCAAAAGGCCCATCTAACACCAACTTAGATTATACAGAAGCAGCCTTAGCTCCGTTTACTGAGGAAGTATCTAACGTCTCTGAAGTTTCATCGGTTATGACGATCTCAGGGTTCAATGGTAGTAATAGTGCATTATCGATTATCGCATTAAAAGATTGGAATGATCGTACTCGTGAGCGTGCGGAAATATCAAACGAAATTGCTGCACTAGGTAAAAAAGTGGTTGCAATGGATGTTAATGCAATTTCTTTCCCTGAGATCTCAACAGGCGAAAATGGTTTACCGTTTTCACTTGTAATTACAACCGCAGACAGCTATGAGAAATTAGCCGTAGTTGCCTCAGAGTTCTTGAAAAAAGCACAAGCATCAGGCCAATTCTTCTTTGCAAACTTAGACCTCAAATTTGACACAGCAACGATGAATATGAAATTCGATCGTGAAAAAATGGGTGCTTATGGTGTAACGATGCAACAGGTTAGTGGCACATTAGGAGCATTCTTATCTGGTGCAATTATTACCCGTGTTGATATTGACTCTCGTGCTTACCCAATTGTGTCGCAAGCGGTACGTAATGATCGTTTAAATCCTGAAGATTTAATGAAATACTATGTTACGACGGCAAGTGGTGAGTCTATTCCGTTAGGTTCATTTGTAACAATGGAATTAACTACTTCGCCATCTTCATTGCCTCGTATGAGTCAGTTAAACTCTGCAACTATTGGTGGGGTAGTATCAGGTTCTATCGGTGATGCCGTAAATTGGGCAAAAGCAGAATTGGATCGCACTTTGCCTACTGGTTATCAGTACGATTTTAGAGGCGAGTCTCGCCAATTTATTCAAGAAGGTAATGCAATGGCAATGACATTTGCACTTGCGGTTGTGATTATCTATATTGTACTGGCAATTCAGTTTGAATCTTGGCGTGATCCTTTGGTAATCTTAGTTTCTGTACCACTTGCGGTAAGTGGTGCTTTGTTGGTGATGAACATTCCATCAGCAATGAAAGGGTTATTTATGGGCATTGCGGCAGGCACAGGCTCTAAAGATATGATGACATTTGCCAATAGTATTTGGACAGCAGGTTACACTTTAAATATCTACTCGCAAGTGGGGTTGATTACACTTGTCGGCTTAATCACCAAGCACGGTATTTTAATGTGTGAAGTGGCGAAAGAAGAGCAGTTAAACCACGGTAAATCTCGCTATGATGCGATTGTTTATGCGGCAACGATTCGTTTACGCCCAATTATGATGACAACCGCAGCGATGATTGCAGGCTTAATTCCGCTATTATTTGCAGTAGGTGCAGGTGCAATTGCCCGTTTCAGTATGGGAATGGTGATTGTTTCAGGTCTTGCGATTGGTACCCTATTTACCTTATTCGTACTGCCTGTAATTTACACTTTCTTAGGTCAAGAACATAAACCGTTACGTGAATTTGACGAGGAAAAATATTTCCCAACGGTGACAAAAGAAGCTTAA
- a CDS encoding HAD family hydrolase produces MLQAIIFDMDGVIVDTEYLEFSLQKQFIEDIKEHNRPITLEQQSEVVGKCLKEIPVIVQKLSESSLPIEEIRSRYYAFFQNLFSTVDFRAIFRADIQQIIRFAKQNNIKLAVASSSAKSHIDNILTVCGIKDEFDFIVSGEQFEHSKPDPTIYRYTCEKLGVNPENAVAIEDSYYGMQSAKTAGLTVIGYEEKRMLIDQSLADYMGKDMVEILELIQARYNHAK; encoded by the coding sequence ATGCTCCAAGCCATTATTTTTGATATGGACGGTGTAATTGTTGATACCGAATATCTTGAATTTTCATTGCAAAAGCAGTTTATTGAGGATATTAAAGAACATAACCGCCCGATCACCTTGGAACAACAGTCCGAAGTGGTAGGGAAATGTTTAAAAGAAATTCCGGTGATTGTGCAAAAATTAAGTGAATCCAGCTTGCCGATTGAAGAAATCCGCAGTCGCTACTATGCCTTTTTCCAAAACTTATTTAGTACGGTAGATTTCCGCGCGATTTTCCGAGCCGATATTCAACAGATTATCCGCTTTGCCAAGCAAAATAATATCAAATTGGCGGTTGCGTCCTCATCGGCAAAATCGCATATCGACAATATTTTAACTGTCTGTGGCATTAAAGATGAATTTGATTTTATCGTCAGCGGCGAGCAGTTTGAACACAGCAAACCTGACCCAACCATTTACCGCTACACCTGCGAAAAATTAGGTGTGAACCCTGAAAATGCCGTGGCGATTGAAGACTCTTACTACGGAATGCAGTCTGCCAAAACCGCAGGCTTAACGGTTATCGGCTATGAAGAAAAACGAATGCTGATTGATCAAAGTTTAGCGGATTATATGGGGAAAGATATGGTGGAAATTTTGGAGCTTATCCAAGCACGCTATAATCACGCCAAATAA
- a CDS encoding calcium:proton antiporter has translation MPTVQKGHQPLPIWSLLLPIAAWVIYFVGVKENTILQLIGGALLIGSVLSAVHHAEVVAHKVGEPFGTIILALAITVIEVALIVSLMVAGGDNTAYLARDTVFAAIMLILNGILGGCLLIGGLKHHEQFFSKKSATTALVTLVVILVITLVLPNFTTTTSGATYSSSQLIFVAIASIVLYASFILMQTVRHRDYFLADDNNPAHHAAPPSTKVAMTSLLFLIICLGIVVLLAKALSPAVEAMVVGAGAPVALVGVIIAAVVLLPEGVAALTAAHRNRLQTSINLALGSALASIGLTIPAVVIVCLMFDINMVLGLDWKSMVLLSLSSFVAMLSLNHGQTNMLYGIVLLVILATYVFTVIVP, from the coding sequence ATGCCAACAGTTCAGAAAGGACATCAACCTTTACCAATTTGGTCTCTTTTACTACCCATAGCCGCTTGGGTTATTTATTTTGTTGGAGTAAAAGAAAACACTATTTTACAATTAATTGGCGGGGCTTTGCTTATTGGTAGCGTGCTTTCTGCGGTTCATCATGCAGAGGTTGTAGCACATAAGGTTGGCGAACCTTTTGGTACTATTATCCTTGCATTAGCGATTACGGTAATTGAAGTGGCACTTATTGTGTCATTAATGGTTGCAGGTGGGGATAATACCGCTTACCTTGCTCGAGATACAGTCTTTGCTGCAATAATGCTTATTTTAAATGGTATATTAGGTGGATGCTTGCTAATTGGCGGATTAAAGCATCACGAGCAATTCTTCAGTAAAAAATCAGCAACAACAGCATTAGTAACGCTTGTTGTGATTTTAGTGATTACTTTAGTACTACCGAATTTTACAACGACAACGTCAGGAGCAACCTATAGCTCATCTCAGCTGATTTTTGTCGCGATTGCTTCTATTGTATTGTACGCCTCATTCATTTTGATGCAAACTGTTCGCCATCGTGATTACTTTTTAGCTGATGATAATAATCCAGCACATCATGCGGCCCCACCATCAACAAAGGTGGCAATGACTAGCTTGTTGTTCTTAATTATTTGTTTAGGTATTGTGGTTTTGTTGGCTAAAGCTCTTTCACCAGCTGTCGAAGCTATGGTTGTTGGTGCAGGTGCACCTGTCGCGCTAGTCGGGGTGATTATTGCGGCAGTAGTTCTTCTACCTGAGGGAGTGGCAGCACTGACTGCGGCACATCGCAATCGCTTACAAACCAGTATCAATCTAGCATTAGGTTCTGCGTTAGCAAGTATTGGTTTGACCATTCCTGCTGTAGTGATAGTATGTTTGATGTTTGACATTAATATGGTGCTTGGTTTAGATTGGAAATCTATGGTATTGCTATCATTATCTTCTTTTGTGGCAATGCTTTCGCTTAACCACGGACAAACCAATATGCTTTATGGTATTGTGTTGTTAGTGATTTTAGCAACCTATGTATTTACTGTTATTGTGCCTTAA
- the glmU gene encoding bifunctional UDP-N-acetylglucosamine diphosphorylase/glucosamine-1-phosphate N-acetyltransferase GlmU, translating to MTQLSVVILAAGKGTRMYSDLPKVLHPVAGKPMVKHVIDTAKQLEAKQIHLIYGHGADLLKSRLSDEPVNWVFQAEQLGTGHAMQQAAPFFADDENIVMLYGDAPLITKSTLERLIAAKPENGIALLTVELENPTGYGRIIRENGSVVAIVEQKDASEEQLKVKEVNTGVMVASGASFRKWLKNLNNNNAQGEYYITDVIAMANQDGFKVQAVQATEFMEVEGANNRLQLAALERFYQKREAEKLLLAGVTIIDPTRFDIRGTVTHGKDVSIDVNVILEGEIKLGNNVKIGAGCVLKNCEIGDNVEIKPYSVIEDSIVGAKSAIGPFSRLRPGAELAEETHIGNFVEIKKATIGKGSKVNHLTYVGDAEVGKDCNIGAGVITCNYDGANKFKTIIGDNVFVGSDSQLVAPVTIASGSTIGAGATVTKDVAENELVISRVPQRHIQGWQRPTKKK from the coding sequence ATGACTCAACTAAGTGTTGTGATTTTAGCTGCCGGCAAAGGAACTCGTATGTATTCAGATTTACCGAAAGTACTACACCCGGTTGCAGGCAAACCGATGGTAAAGCACGTTATTGATACTGCAAAACAGTTAGAAGCCAAACAAATTCATTTAATTTACGGACACGGTGCGGATTTATTAAAATCACGTTTAAGTGATGAGCCTGTAAATTGGGTATTCCAAGCCGAGCAATTAGGTACCGGGCACGCAATGCAACAAGCGGCTCCATTTTTTGCGGATGATGAAAATATCGTGATGCTTTATGGTGATGCCCCATTGATTACCAAAAGCACATTAGAGCGTTTAATTGCTGCTAAGCCTGAAAATGGTATTGCTCTATTAACTGTTGAATTGGAAAATCCGACAGGTTACGGTCGTATTATTCGTGAAAATGGTTCTGTAGTTGCTATTGTTGAACAAAAAGATGCAAGCGAAGAACAACTTAAAGTGAAAGAAGTAAACACTGGTGTGATGGTTGCAAGCGGTGCAAGTTTCAGAAAATGGTTGAAAAACCTCAATAATAACAACGCACAAGGCGAATACTACATTACCGATGTGATCGCAATGGCAAATCAAGACGGCTTCAAAGTGCAAGCAGTTCAAGCCACTGAATTTATGGAAGTGGAAGGTGCGAATAACCGCCTGCAACTTGCTGCCTTAGAACGTTTCTACCAAAAACGTGAAGCAGAAAAATTATTGCTTGCCGGTGTGACGATTATCGATCCAACTCGCTTCGATATTCGTGGTACTGTAACCCACGGTAAAGATGTGAGCATTGATGTCAACGTAATTTTAGAGGGCGAAATAAAACTCGGCAACAACGTAAAAATTGGGGCAGGTTGCGTGTTGAAAAACTGCGAAATTGGCGACAATGTAGAAATCAAACCTTACTCCGTGATTGAAGATTCAATTGTGGGGGCAAAATCAGCCATCGGCCCATTCTCTCGCCTACGCCCAGGTGCAGAATTAGCGGAAGAAACCCATATCGGCAACTTTGTAGAAATCAAAAAAGCAACTATTGGCAAAGGTTCTAAAGTCAATCACTTAACTTATGTGGGCGATGCGGAAGTGGGCAAAGATTGTAATATCGGAGCTGGCGTAATCACCTGTAACTACGATGGTGCGAACAAATTCAAAACTATTATCGGCGATAATGTATTTGTCGGCTCAGACAGCCAATTAGTCGCCCCTGTTACCATTGCAAGCGGCTCAACCATCGGAGCTGGTGCAACAGTTACTAAAGATGTGGCTGAAAACGAGCTAGTGATTAGCCGTGTGCCACAACGCCATATTCAAGGTTGGCAACGCCCAACCAAAAAGAAATAA
- the guaA gene encoding glutamine-hydrolyzing GMP synthase — protein MTNIHHHKILILDFGSQYTQLIARRVREIGVYCELWAWDVTEEQIREFNPTGIILSGGPESTTEANSPRAPEYVFNTGVPVLGICYGMQTMAMQLGGLTETSDHREFGYASVELKASDSLFAKLNDDLTACEPKLDVWMSHGDKVTRLPAGFQVTGVTPTCPIAAMSDESRRFYGVQFHPEVTHTKSGLELLTNFVVGICGCERNWTPENIIEDAVARIKEQVGDDEVILGLSGGVDSSVTALLLHRAIGKNLHCVFVDNGLLRLNEGDQVMEMFGDKFGLNIIRVNAEDRFLDALKSIDEPEAKRKTIGKVFVDVFDDESKKLTSVKWLAQGTIYPDVIESAASKTGKAHVIKSHHNVGGLPDYMKLGLVEPLRELFKDEVRKIGLALGLPAEMLNRHPFPGPGLGVRVLGEIKKEYCDLLRKADAIFIEELYNSGWYYKVSQAFTVFLPVKSVGVMGDGRKYDWVVSLRAVETIDFMTAHWAHLPYDLLGKISNRIINEVNGISRVVYDVSGKPPATIEWE, from the coding sequence ATGACAAATATCCACCACCATAAAATTTTAATTTTGGACTTCGGTTCGCAATATACCCAACTGATCGCCCGCCGTGTGCGTGAAATTGGGGTGTATTGTGAGCTTTGGGCTTGGGACGTAACGGAAGAGCAGATCCGTGAATTTAACCCAACGGGGATCATTCTTTCCGGCGGACCGGAAAGTACCACCGAGGCGAACAGCCCACGTGCTCCAGAGTATGTCTTTAATACAGGCGTGCCAGTATTGGGAATTTGTTACGGAATGCAGACAATGGCGATGCAGTTGGGCGGTTTAACCGAAACCTCCGACCATCGTGAGTTTGGCTATGCGTCCGTAGAGTTGAAAGCCAGCGACAGCCTGTTTGCAAAATTAAACGACGATTTGACCGCTTGTGAGCCGAAACTGGACGTTTGGATGAGCCACGGTGATAAAGTAACGCGTTTACCTGCAGGTTTCCAAGTAACTGGTGTAACACCAACTTGCCCGATTGCGGCGATGTCGGACGAAAGCCGCCGTTTTTATGGCGTGCAGTTCCACCCAGAAGTAACCCACACAAAAAGTGGTTTAGAACTTCTAACCAACTTTGTAGTAGGCATTTGTGGCTGTGAGCGTAACTGGACACCGGAAAACATCATCGAAGATGCCGTTGCTCGCATTAAAGAGCAAGTAGGCGATGATGAAGTCATTTTAGGCTTATCAGGTGGGGTAGATTCTTCTGTAACAGCATTATTATTACACCGTGCCATTGGCAAAAACTTGCATTGTGTATTCGTAGATAATGGCTTGCTCCGTTTAAACGAAGGCGATCAAGTGATGGAAATGTTTGGCGATAAATTTGGTTTAAATATTATCCGTGTTAATGCCGAAGATCGTTTCTTAGATGCTTTAAAAAGCATTGATGAGCCAGAGGCAAAACGCAAAACTATCGGTAAAGTGTTCGTGGATGTTTTTGATGATGAATCGAAAAAACTAACTTCAGTAAAATGGTTAGCTCAAGGCACAATCTACCCTGATGTGATCGAATCTGCCGCAAGCAAAACTGGTAAAGCACATGTGATTAAATCACACCACAACGTGGGTGGTTTGCCGGATTATATGAAACTCGGCTTAGTTGAACCATTGCGAGAATTATTTAAAGACGAAGTACGTAAAATTGGCTTGGCGTTAGGCTTACCAGCTGAAATGCTTAATCGCCACCCATTCCCAGGCCCAGGCTTAGGCGTGCGTGTGTTAGGTGAAATTAAGAAAGAATACTGCGATTTACTGCGTAAAGCCGATGCAATTTTCATCGAGGAGTTATACAACTCGGGCTGGTATTACAAAGTGAGCCAAGCCTTTACTGTATTCCTACCGGTAAAATCCGTTGGGGTAATGGGTGATGGACGTAAATATGACTGGGTTGTGAGCTTGCGAGCGGTTGAAACTATTGACTTTATGACTGCACATTGGGCTCATTTACCTTACGATTTATTAGGTAAAATTTCTAACCGCATCATCAACGAAGTAAACGGCATTTCCCGTGTAGTATATGATGTTTCGGGTAAACCACCGGCAACGATTGAGTGGGAATAA
- the rlmE gene encoding 23S rRNA (uridine(2552)-2'-O)-methyltransferase RlmE, whose product MGRKRSASSSRWLAEHFKDQFVQKAHKQKLRSRAYFKLDEIQQTDRLFKPGMTVVDLGAAPGGWSQYVVTQIGSKGRVIACDILDMNPIVGVDFLQGDFREESVLNALLERVGDDMVDVVMSDMAPNFSGMPSVDIPRAMYLVELALDMCRQVLAPKGSFVVKVFQGEGFDEYLREIRSLFSVVKVRKPEASRDRSREVYIVATGYKG is encoded by the coding sequence ATGGGTAGAAAACGAAGTGCAAGTTCTTCACGTTGGCTTGCAGAGCACTTTAAAGATCAATTCGTGCAAAAAGCACATAAACAAAAATTGCGTTCTCGTGCATATTTCAAATTAGATGAAATTCAGCAAACAGACAGACTATTTAAACCTGGGATGACTGTTGTTGATCTCGGTGCAGCACCAGGTGGCTGGTCGCAATATGTGGTGACACAAATTGGTAGTAAAGGTAGAGTGATTGCCTGCGATATTTTAGATATGAACCCGATTGTAGGAGTTGATTTCTTACAAGGCGATTTTAGGGAAGAATCAGTACTGAATGCCTTATTAGAACGTGTGGGTGATGATATGGTCGATGTAGTAATGTCAGATATGGCACCTAATTTCAGCGGTATGCCTTCTGTTGATATTCCTCGTGCTATGTATCTTGTTGAACTCGCATTAGATATGTGTCGTCAAGTTCTTGCACCAAAAGGTAGTTTTGTGGTCAAAGTATTCCAAGGCGAGGGTTTTGATGAATATCTTAGAGAAATTCGCTCGCTATTTAGTGTGGTAAAAGTGAGAAAGCCAGAAGCTTCTCGGGATCGTTCTCGAGAAGTTTATATAGTTGCAACAGGCTATAAAGGCTAG